A window from Enterocloster bolteae encodes these proteins:
- a CDS encoding MFS transporter translates to MEKEQIFQRNAGFLAFFLSGICAISSGVVVSMLQETYGFAYGMTGTLLSLMSIGNLLAGFASGMLPAKIGTKKTVVLLTAGYGAGYLIMGFSGWMLVLMLGFFLVGVAKGSTINTCTILVADNSGDRTKGMNIMHSCYALGALLCPFFIGAAMKAGNAVPMLVLASCGFLLWLTFCVTPAETKAMKKDRSIDKGFLKSKKFWLLTGLLFCQNAAETSVTGWMVTYFKGNGIISGSLSPYTVTVMWGATLIARLLIAFVIPIKNSYSAMIKMGIGCIIFYLGLMMAGTQTAAILLLFAFAFAMAGMNPTAVASAGRMTSAASMGIMLPAASSGAIIMPWIIGMVAEHAGIEIGMASNIIPCAGMLLFSVAVKRLKE, encoded by the coding sequence ATGGAAAAGGAACAAATCTTTCAAAGAAACGCAGGATTTCTCGCGTTTTTTCTAAGCGGCATATGCGCCATCAGCAGCGGCGTGGTCGTAAGCATGCTGCAGGAGACCTACGGCTTTGCATACGGCATGACAGGGACACTGCTGTCCCTTATGAGTATTGGTAATCTGCTGGCCGGTTTTGCTTCCGGCATGCTGCCTGCGAAAATCGGAACCAAGAAAACCGTGGTGCTCCTGACAGCAGGCTATGGAGCTGGATATCTGATCATGGGATTTTCCGGATGGATGCTGGTTCTTATGCTGGGCTTTTTCCTGGTGGGCGTTGCCAAAGGAAGCACCATCAACACCTGCACCATCCTGGTGGCTGATAACTCCGGCGACCGTACAAAGGGCATGAACATTATGCACAGCTGTTACGCCCTGGGCGCGCTTTTGTGTCCGTTCTTCATCGGCGCGGCCATGAAGGCAGGGAATGCCGTTCCCATGCTGGTGTTAGCATCCTGCGGTTTCCTGCTGTGGCTGACCTTCTGTGTGACTCCCGCGGAAACAAAGGCCATGAAAAAGGACAGGAGCATAGATAAGGGCTTCCTTAAAAGCAAAAAATTCTGGTTGCTCACCGGTCTCCTGTTCTGCCAGAATGCGGCGGAAACCAGCGTAACCGGCTGGATGGTTACATATTTTAAAGGAAATGGCATCATATCAGGTTCCCTCAGTCCTTACACCGTGACCGTGATGTGGGGCGCCACCCTGATTGCCCGCCTGCTCATAGCATTTGTAATTCCTATCAAAAACAGCTATTCTGCCATGATTAAGATGGGTATTGGCTGCATCATTTTCTACCTGGGCCTGATGATGGCCGGTACCCAGACCGCTGCCATCCTGCTGCTGTTCGCCTTTGCCTTTGCCATGGCCGGCATGAATCCCACTGCCGTGGCCAGCGCAGGCCGTATGACCAGTGCGGCCAGCATGGGAATCATGCTTCCGGCTGCCAGCAGCGGCGCTATCATCATGCCCTGGATTATCGGCATGGTGGCTGAACATGCAGGCATTGAAATCGGAATGGCTTCCAATATCATTCCCTGCGCAGGCATGCTTCTATTCAGCGTGGCTGTAAAACGTCTGAAAGAATAG
- a CDS encoding diacylglycerol/lipid kinase family protein: protein MYNFIVNPKAGSGKGLKIWKAIARYMESHNIEYEVFLTEGIGDARTAAMRLTDSYDEPRYIIAVGGDGTMNEVLDGVSFHGPLSLGYIPAGSGNDLARSLRMPGRTIKCLKKQLAPRHFTMIDYGVLTYGNQEVSHRRFLVSAGIGFDAAVCQDALSSRCRQRLNRLGMGKLSYILIGIHQFFKCKSCKGYILLDGVKKVEFNNILFISCHIQPSEGGGFLFAPRADGSDGKLNICVMSHGTRTKLIPVLLSALIGRRRPKGVRTYECREVSIHTEAALPVHADGESCGFQTDIQASCIARKVRMMI from the coding sequence ATGTATAACTTCATTGTAAATCCCAAAGCAGGCTCCGGCAAGGGTCTTAAAATCTGGAAAGCCATAGCCCGTTATATGGAAAGTCATAATATTGAATACGAAGTTTTCCTGACAGAAGGCATTGGGGACGCAAGAACCGCGGCAATGCGGCTGACAGACAGCTATGATGAGCCAAGATATATCATCGCCGTGGGCGGGGACGGAACCATGAACGAGGTTCTGGACGGTGTGTCTTTCCATGGGCCTTTAAGTCTGGGCTACATCCCGGCCGGTTCCGGCAACGATCTGGCCAGGAGCCTTCGCATGCCCGGACGCACCATAAAGTGTCTTAAGAAACAGCTGGCCCCCCGGCATTTCACCATGATTGATTACGGAGTCCTTACCTATGGAAATCAGGAGGTATCCCATCGCCGGTTTCTGGTCAGCGCCGGAATCGGATTTGACGCAGCAGTCTGTCAGGATGCCCTGTCCTCCAGATGCCGCCAGCGTTTAAATCGTTTGGGTATGGGGAAACTTTCTTATATACTCATAGGTATACACCAGTTTTTTAAATGCAAATCCTGCAAAGGATACATTTTACTGGACGGGGTAAAAAAGGTGGAGTTCAACAACATCCTTTTCATATCCTGTCACATACAGCCCTCAGAGGGCGGCGGCTTCCTCTTTGCCCCCAGGGCAGACGGAAGCGACGGAAAATTAAACATCTGCGTCATGAGCCACGGTACCAGGACAAAGCTGATACCCGTCCTGCTGTCAGCCCTCATAGGAAGGCGCCGGCCCAAAGGTGTCAGAACCTACGAGTGCAGGGAAGTATCCATCCACACGGAAGCAGCCCTGCCCGTCCATGCAGACGGAGAAAGCTGCGGCTTTCAGACCGACATCCAAGCCAGCTGCATAGCCAGGAAGGTAAGGATGATGATATGA
- the ispF gene encoding 2-C-methyl-D-erythritol 2,4-cyclodiphosphate synthase has product MRIGQGYDVHKLVQGRDLILGGVNIPYEKGLLGHSDADVLVHAVMDALLGAAALGDIGQHFPDTDPAYKGISSIELLKKVGELLDGKGYVIENIDATIIAQRPKLAQYRPQMAANIADALHLDVSRVSVKATTEEGLGFTGTGEGISSQAITLLTETADYCYDSKIMEGGCGGCPGCSRAKEE; this is encoded by the coding sequence ATGAGAATCGGACAAGGATACGATGTTCACAAATTAGTACAAGGCCGGGACCTAATCTTAGGCGGCGTCAATATCCCATATGAAAAAGGCCTCTTAGGCCATTCCGACGCGGACGTTCTGGTCCACGCGGTGATGGACGCCCTGTTGGGGGCGGCAGCCCTGGGAGACATCGGACAGCATTTTCCGGACACGGATCCGGCATATAAAGGTATTTCCAGCATAGAACTGTTAAAGAAGGTAGGAGAACTTCTGGACGGGAAAGGGTACGTGATTGAGAATATAGACGCCACCATCATAGCCCAGCGTCCCAAGCTGGCTCAATACAGGCCGCAGATGGCGGCAAACATAGCAGACGCCCTCCATCTGGACGTGTCCAGGGTAAGCGTCAAGGCCACTACTGAAGAAGGGCTTGGATTTACAGGAACCGGAGAAGGAATCTCTTCTCAGGCAATTACCTTATTGACGGAAACAGCAGATTACTGCTATGATAGTAAGATAATGGAAGGCGGCTGTGGAGGCTGTCCTGGCTGCAGCCGGGCGAAGGAAGAATAA
- the cysS gene encoding cysteine--tRNA ligase: MKIFNTLSRKKEEFVPLTPGEVKMYVCGPTVYNFIHIGNARPMIVFDTVRRYFEYKGYDVRYVSNFTDVDDKIIKKAIEEGVDADTVSRRYIEECKKDMAAMNVKPATVHPQATQEICGMLEMIQTLIDKNHAYVAGDGTVYFRTGSFKEYGKLSHKNLDELQSGFREIKVTGEEGKEDPNDFVLWKPKKEGEPFWESPWCDGRPGWHIECSVMSKRYLGEQIDIHAGGEDLIFPHHENEIAQSECANDKNFATYWMHNAFLNIDNKKMSKSLGNFFTVREISEKYDLQVLRFFMLSAHYRSPLNFSADLMEASKNGLERILTCVEKLRDLEAKASDSSKTAGEQATMEEADKLRGKYEEAMDDDFNTADAISAIFELVKLANTTADESGTREFVSYMKTMIEELCDVLGIITEKKEEVLDSEIEEMIEARQQARKDKNFALADEIRGKLLDMGIVLEDTREGVKWKRA; encoded by the coding sequence ATGAAGATATTTAACACACTGAGCAGAAAAAAAGAGGAATTCGTTCCGCTGACCCCGGGGGAGGTCAAGATGTACGTCTGCGGCCCTACGGTGTATAATTTCATCCATATAGGAAACGCCAGGCCCATGATTGTATTTGACACGGTACGCAGGTATTTTGAGTATAAGGGTTACGACGTGCGCTATGTGTCCAATTTCACGGATGTGGATGACAAAATCATAAAAAAGGCAATTGAGGAAGGTGTGGACGCTGACACTGTGTCCCGCCGGTACATTGAGGAGTGCAAAAAGGACATGGCAGCCATGAATGTAAAGCCTGCCACGGTCCATCCTCAGGCAACCCAGGAAATCTGCGGCATGCTGGAGATGATACAGACCCTTATCGACAAGAACCACGCCTATGTGGCCGGGGACGGGACCGTGTACTTCAGGACAGGTTCCTTTAAGGAATACGGAAAGCTGTCCCATAAGAACCTGGATGAGCTTCAGTCCGGATTCCGTGAAATTAAGGTCACCGGTGAGGAAGGCAAGGAAGACCCCAACGATTTCGTGCTCTGGAAGCCTAAAAAGGAAGGGGAGCCTTTCTGGGAGTCGCCATGGTGCGACGGACGTCCGGGCTGGCATATTGAGTGCTCCGTTATGTCCAAACGCTACCTGGGCGAGCAGATTGATATTCATGCCGGAGGCGAGGATCTGATATTCCCTCACCATGAGAACGAGATTGCCCAGAGTGAGTGCGCCAACGACAAGAACTTTGCCACATACTGGATGCACAACGCATTCCTTAATATTGATAATAAGAAAATGTCCAAATCCCTGGGGAATTTCTTTACAGTAAGGGAAATCAGTGAAAAATACGACCTGCAGGTACTGCGCTTCTTCATGCTCAGCGCCCATTACCGCAGCCCCCTTAACTTCAGCGCCGACCTGATGGAGGCTTCCAAGAACGGCCTGGAGCGTATCCTGACCTGTGTGGAGAAGTTAAGGGATCTGGAGGCAAAGGCTTCCGACAGCTCCAAGACTGCCGGGGAGCAGGCAACTATGGAAGAGGCAGATAAGCTGCGGGGCAAGTATGAGGAAGCCATGGATGATGACTTCAACACCGCGGACGCTATTTCAGCCATATTTGAACTGGTAAAGCTGGCAAATACCACTGCAGATGAATCCGGTACCAGGGAATTCGTATCTTATATGAAGACAATGATAGAAGAACTATGCGATGTACTGGGCATTATCACGGAGAAAAAGGAAGAAGTGCTGGACAGCGAGATCGAAGAGATGATTGAAGCCAGACAGCAGGCCAGGAAAGATAAGAATTTTGCGCTGGCGGATGAAATCCGCGGAAAGCTTCTGGATATGGGAATTGTATTAGAGGACACCAGAGAGGGCGTAAAGTGGAAGAGAGCGTAA
- a CDS encoding Mini-ribonuclease 3: MEESVTIQEFLTYYRQCMRLEPVDENSYSPLVLAYIGDSVYEVIIRTKVINRGSMQVNKMHKQSSELVKAGTQAELIKAIEDMLTQEEHAVFKRGRNAKSATSAKNASVIDYRMATGMEALVGWLFLRQEYNRLVYLISQGLEKLGRMPDPEGDKT, from the coding sequence GTGGAAGAGAGCGTAACCATTCAGGAATTTCTCACATATTATAGACAGTGCATGAGGCTTGAACCAGTGGATGAGAATTCTTACTCGCCACTGGTTCTGGCCTATATTGGAGATTCGGTGTATGAGGTCATCATACGCACAAAGGTGATAAACCGGGGCAGCATGCAGGTGAATAAAATGCATAAGCAGAGTTCGGAGCTTGTAAAGGCCGGGACACAGGCAGAGCTTATAAAGGCCATCGAGGACATGCTTACCCAGGAGGAACATGCCGTGTTCAAGCGGGGGCGCAATGCAAAATCAGCCACATCAGCCAAGAACGCTTCTGTCATTGATTACCGCATGGCCACAGGAATGGAAGCCCTGGTAGGGTGGCTGTTCCTGAGGCAGGAATACAACAGGCTGGTATATCTGATAAGCCAGGGACTTGAAAAGCTGGGCAGGATGCCGGACCCGGAAGGAGATAAGACATGA
- the rlmB gene encoding 23S rRNA (guanosine(2251)-2'-O)-methyltransferase RlmB produces the protein MRYEELTIEGRNAVLEAFRSGKTIDKLFVLDGCQDGPVRTILREARKYDTIINYVPKERLDQISETGKHQGVIAYAAAYEYAEVEDMLKAAEEKGEPPFLILLDGIEDPHNLGAIIRTANLAGAHGVIIPKRRAVGLTATVAKTSAGALNYTPVAKVTNLTATMEDLKKKGMWFVCADMGGELMYKMNLKGSIGLVVGNEGEGVGKLVREHCDMVASIPMKGDIDSLNASVAAGVLAYEIVRQRLEM, from the coding sequence ATGAGATACGAAGAACTGACCATAGAGGGGCGCAATGCCGTGCTGGAGGCATTCCGGTCCGGCAAGACCATCGACAAGCTGTTCGTGCTGGACGGCTGCCAGGACGGTCCGGTGCGCACCATCCTGAGGGAAGCCAGGAAATACGATACCATCATCAACTACGTGCCAAAGGAAAGGCTGGACCAGATATCCGAGACAGGAAAGCATCAGGGTGTGATCGCCTATGCGGCAGCCTATGAGTACGCCGAGGTGGAGGATATGCTGAAAGCGGCAGAGGAAAAGGGAGAGCCGCCCTTCCTCATACTGTTAGACGGCATAGAGGATCCCCACAACCTGGGAGCCATCATCCGTACGGCCAACCTGGCAGGGGCCCACGGCGTCATTATTCCCAAACGCCGTGCCGTGGGACTGACAGCCACCGTGGCAAAGACATCGGCAGGAGCCTTAAACTATACGCCGGTAGCCAAGGTCACAAATCTGACGGCCACCATGGAAGATTTGAAGAAAAAGGGCATGTGGTTTGTCTGCGCCGACATGGGCGGAGAACTCATGTATAAGATGAACCTGAAAGGTTCCATCGGACTGGTGGTGGGAAATGAGGGGGAAGGGGTCGGCAAGCTAGTGCGCGAGCACTGTGATATGGTTGCGTCCATTCCCATGAAGGGGGATATTGATTCCCTGAACGCATCGGTTGCGGCAGGCGTGCTGGCCTATGAGATTGTAAGGCAGCGCCTGGAGATGTAG
- a CDS encoding transglutaminase-like domain-containing protein encodes MKTAYKPVVKLAAAAAAAFFAVSSIQVPVTALAYTKPAGSHVLTPIASGVTTYSNEKATLDASNVSEGYIMVKYTGSVGKIKVQITKSGSETYTYDLSSSGVYEVFPLSEGSGSYSVKVFENIQGNQYSQAFSQNVNATITNQFGPFLYPNQYVNFNAASAAVQTGASVAASATDQLEVVSNVYNYVINNVTYDTAKASSVQSGYLPNVDVVLAQKKGICFDYAALMTAMLRSQDIPTKLVVGYTGNLYHAWINVYLEGQGWVDNIIYFDGNSWKLMDPTFASSSGQSQEIMQYIGNGSNYRAKYSY; translated from the coding sequence ATGAAGACAGCATATAAACCTGTTGTAAAGCTTGCAGCGGCAGCGGCAGCGGCTTTTTTTGCCGTCAGCAGTATCCAGGTACCGGTGACGGCCCTGGCCTACACAAAGCCTGCCGGAAGTCATGTACTGACTCCCATTGCTTCCGGAGTCACTACATACAGCAATGAGAAGGCTACCCTGGACGCATCCAATGTGTCGGAGGGGTATATTATGGTAAAGTACACGGGAAGCGTGGGCAAGATTAAGGTCCAGATTACAAAAAGCGGTTCCGAGACATATACATATGATTTGAGCAGCAGCGGCGTATACGAGGTGTTCCCTCTGTCTGAGGGCAGCGGCAGCTACTCGGTGAAGGTGTTTGAAAATATCCAGGGAAACCAGTATTCCCAGGCCTTCAGCCAGAATGTAAATGCCACTATAACCAACCAGTTCGGACCATTCCTGTACCCCAACCAGTATGTGAATTTCAATGCTGCCAGCGCAGCGGTGCAGACAGGCGCATCCGTGGCTGCCAGCGCAACGGACCAGTTGGAAGTGGTGTCCAACGTATATAACTATGTAATCAACAATGTCACCTATGATACGGCCAAGGCAAGTTCGGTCCAGTCCGGCTATCTGCCCAATGTGGATGTGGTTCTGGCGCAGAAAAAGGGAATCTGTTTTGACTACGCGGCCCTTATGACAGCCATGCTCAGATCCCAGGACATTCCTACCAAGCTGGTAGTGGGCTATACGGGGAATCTGTATCACGCATGGATTAATGTATATCTGGAAGGCCAGGGATGGGTGGATAATATCATCTACTTTGACGGCAACAGCTGGAAACTGATGGACCCCACCTTTGCGTCCTCCAGCGGTCAGAGCCAGGAAATCATGCAGTACATTGGAAACGGCTCTAACTACAGGGCAAAATACAGCTATTAA
- a CDS encoding type II secretion system F family protein: protein MAKKGEAYYRYSYEELSAFCLQISLLLEAAVPLEEGLAIMAEDAASQGEKDMLLYMAEGVELGDPFFKVMEDTGVFPAYVVRMAKLGQQTGTMDQMMKSLSDYYEKEYRLLRAIKNAVTYPVMMVVMLLVVLFVLFSKVMPVFNKVYEQLGAQMPPVAASAMRLGGWLSGAALIAGAVLALALCGIWTASKFGKRFALVERFVNFVKGRSKIALAVANRRFTAVLALTLKSGMELEKGMDLAKELVENESVAVRIGKCSEQLQVGESYYQAMKDTGLFSGFYVQMIKVGTRSGHLDSVMDEISQDYEEMADTAIDDMIARFEPTIVAVLAVSVGLVLLSVMLPLVGVLSAIG from the coding sequence ATGGCGAAAAAGGGAGAGGCTTATTACAGGTATTCCTATGAGGAGCTGTCGGCATTCTGTCTGCAGATATCTCTGCTGCTGGAAGCAGCTGTTCCGTTAGAGGAAGGGCTGGCCATTATGGCTGAGGATGCAGCCTCGCAGGGCGAGAAGGATATGCTTTTGTATATGGCAGAGGGCGTGGAGCTGGGAGATCCCTTCTTCAAAGTTATGGAGGATACGGGTGTATTCCCGGCTTATGTGGTGCGTATGGCCAAGCTGGGACAGCAGACAGGAACCATGGACCAGATGATGAAATCGCTGTCCGATTACTATGAGAAGGAATACCGGCTCCTGCGGGCCATAAAGAATGCGGTCACATATCCTGTGATGATGGTGGTAATGCTTTTGGTGGTCCTCTTTGTGCTGTTTTCCAAGGTCATGCCCGTGTTCAACAAGGTATATGAGCAGCTGGGGGCCCAGATGCCGCCTGTGGCAGCCTCGGCCATGAGGCTGGGAGGCTGGTTAAGCGGCGCAGCCCTTATTGCGGGGGCTGTGCTGGCCCTGGCATTGTGCGGGATCTGGACAGCCTCCAAATTCGGCAAACGCTTTGCCCTGGTGGAGCGCTTTGTGAATTTTGTGAAGGGACGCAGTAAGATTGCCCTGGCAGTGGCCAACCGGCGATTTACTGCTGTGCTGGCCCTGACCTTAAAGAGCGGTATGGAGCTGGAAAAGGGGATGGACCTGGCAAAGGAGCTGGTTGAGAATGAAAGCGTGGCAGTCCGCATCGGGAAATGCTCGGAACAGCTCCAGGTGGGTGAGAGCTACTACCAGGCCATGAAGGATACCGGCCTGTTTTCCGGTTTTTATGTACAAATGATTAAAGTAGGAACCAGAAGCGGCCACCTGGACAGCGTTATGGATGAGATATCCCAGGATTATGAGGAGATGGCTGATACTGCCATTGATGATATGATTGCCAGGTTTGAACCGACCATTGTGGCAGTTCTGGCTGTATCAGTGGGACTTGTCCTTTTGTCCGTCATGCTTCCTCTGGTGGGCGTATTGTCCGCTATCGGATAA
- a CDS encoding DUF4860 domain-containing protein, translating into MNRKTDKKGNAVSVLFTMLLFLVFVLCALFTVLIGSRVYENINVRSDANYTGNTALSYIANKVRQGDRAGMVNVADVDGIQVLEMKQEIGDSEYVTWIYWDEGSIRELFTDTSSGLGLADGLEILECQGLKFSKDGRLLRIETVGEGGGSLELSLRSGGLETDE; encoded by the coding sequence ATGAATCGGAAAACAGACAAAAAGGGGAATGCCGTTAGCGTGCTTTTTACCATGCTGTTGTTTCTGGTATTTGTGCTGTGTGCCCTTTTCACAGTGCTGATTGGCAGCCGGGTATATGAAAATATCAATGTGCGCAGCGATGCCAATTATACAGGCAACACAGCCCTCAGCTACATTGCCAACAAGGTGCGCCAGGGCGACCGGGCCGGGATGGTAAATGTGGCGGATGTGGATGGGATCCAGGTGCTGGAGATGAAACAGGAGATTGGGGATTCAGAATACGTCACATGGATTTACTGGGACGAAGGAAGCATCCGGGAACTGTTTACAGACACATCCAGCGGTCTGGGGCTTGCGGACGGTCTGGAGATTTTAGAATGCCAGGGCCTGAAGTTTTCTAAGGACGGCAGGCTGCTGCGTATAGAGACCGTGGGAGAGGGCGGCGGAAGCCTGGAGCTTTCTCTGCGGAGCGGAGGACTTGAGACGGATGAATAG
- a CDS encoding type IV pilus twitching motility protein PilT → MNVMELLTSAVEKNAADIFLIPGMPFSYKIGGRIIYQGDNRIMPDEMDKMITEIYGLAKNRGMDKVQSHGDDDFSFAIPGVSRFRASVFRQRGSLAGIIRVVRFELPDAGQLHLPDSIIGVSRLTKGMVLVTGPAGSGKSTTLACIIDEINSTRNAHVITLEDPIEYLHRHKQSVVTQREIVTDTDSYVTGLRASLRQAPDVILLGEMRDYETISIAMTAAETGHLILSTLHTVGAANTIDRVIDAFPPNQQQQIRTQLAMVLDAVISQQLIPTVDGGVQPAFEIMFLNNAIRNMIRESKIHQIDGIIATSQEEGMISMDNSLIKLYRDGVISRENAIAYSSNSELMEKKLAR, encoded by the coding sequence ATGAATGTGATGGAATTGCTTACATCGGCCGTGGAGAAGAATGCGGCTGACATATTTCTTATACCAGGCATGCCCTTCTCCTATAAGATTGGCGGCCGGATTATCTATCAGGGTGACAACCGGATCATGCCCGATGAGATGGACAAGATGATTACCGAGATATACGGCCTGGCAAAGAACCGGGGCATGGATAAGGTCCAGTCCCACGGAGATGATGATTTTTCCTTTGCCATACCGGGGGTATCGCGCTTCAGGGCCAGTGTGTTCCGCCAGAGGGGCTCCCTGGCAGGAATCATCCGGGTGGTGCGTTTTGAGCTGCCGGATGCCGGACAGCTCCATCTGCCGGACAGCATCATCGGCGTATCCAGGCTTACCAAGGGAATGGTCCTGGTGACCGGACCCGCAGGCAGCGGTAAGAGCACAACCCTGGCCTGTATTATTGACGAAATCAACAGCACCAGAAACGCCCATGTCATCACACTGGAGGACCCCATCGAATACCTGCACAGGCATAAACAGAGCGTGGTGACCCAGAGGGAGATTGTTACGGATACGGACAGCTACGTCACAGGTCTGAGGGCATCCCTGCGCCAGGCGCCGGATGTTATTCTGTTAGGTGAAATGAGAGATTATGAGACGATCAGCATAGCCATGACAGCAGCGGAGACAGGTCACCTGATTCTCTCCACCCTTCATACTGTGGGAGCAGCCAATACCATTGACCGTGTGATCGATGCATTTCCGCCAAACCAGCAGCAGCAGATAAGGACCCAGCTGGCCATGGTGCTGGATGCGGTTATATCCCAGCAGCTCATACCTACAGTAGACGGCGGGGTGCAGCCAGCCTTTGAAATTATGTTTTTAAACAATGCAATCCGCAATATGATACGGGAATCCAAGATTCACCAGATAGACGGAATCATTGCCACCTCCCAGGAGGAAGGTATGATATCCATGGATAACAGCCTTATTAAATTATACCGTGACGGAGTGATTTCACGTGAAAATGCGATAGCTTACAGCAGCAACAGCGAGTTAATGGAAAAGAAACTGGCCAGGTAG
- a CDS encoding L-lactate dehydrogenase, producing MRADKRKVVIVGTGMVGMSYAYCLLNQSVCDELVLIDVNKKRAEGEAMDLNHGLAFANSSMTIYAGEYDDCSDADIVVICAGVAQKQGETRLDLLKRNAEVFRSIIEPVTSSGFNGLFLVATNPVDIMTRITCTLSGFNPRRVLGTGTALDTARLRYLLGDYLKADPRNVHAYVMGEHGDSEFVPWSQALLATKPILELCGENGEAVCRQRFDEIEEEVRTAAYKIIEAKSATYYGIGMALTRITKAILGDEHSVLTVSAMLRGEYGQMDVFAGVPCIINQNGVQRVLPLSLTPEELEKLGRSCDTLREGYDGIF from the coding sequence GTGAGAGCAGATAAGAGGAAAGTGGTAATCGTAGGAACTGGAATGGTGGGCATGAGCTATGCCTATTGCCTTCTGAATCAATCGGTGTGTGATGAGCTGGTGCTCATTGATGTAAATAAGAAGAGGGCCGAGGGGGAGGCAATGGATTTAAACCATGGCCTGGCATTTGCCAATTCCAGCATGACAATATATGCAGGGGAGTATGACGACTGCAGTGACGCGGATATTGTGGTCATATGTGCCGGCGTGGCCCAGAAGCAGGGTGAAACCCGGCTGGATCTTCTGAAAAGGAATGCTGAGGTGTTCCGCTCCATCATTGAGCCGGTTACCTCATCGGGCTTTAACGGACTGTTTCTGGTGGCAACCAATCCGGTTGATATCATGACCAGGATAACCTGTACCCTGTCAGGCTTTAATCCGAGACGGGTACTGGGAACAGGAACAGCCCTGGACACAGCCAGGCTCAGATACCTGTTAGGCGATTATCTGAAGGCGGATCCCAGAAATGTCCATGCCTATGTCATGGGAGAGCATGGGGACAGCGAGTTTGTGCCGTGGAGCCAGGCACTGCTGGCCACCAAGCCCATACTGGAACTGTGCGGAGAAAACGGGGAAGCGGTATGCCGGCAGCGGTTTGATGAAATCGAGGAAGAGGTCCGCACGGCCGCTTACAAAATCATAGAGGCCAAGAGTGCCACTTATTATGGCATTGGTATGGCCCTTACCAGAATAACCAAGGCCATTCTGGGGGATGAGCACAGCGTACTTACCGTATCCGCCATGCTGCGGGGAGAGTACGGTCAGATGGACGTATTTGCCGGAGTTCCCTGTATTATCAACCAGAACGGGGTACAGAGGGTCCTTCCCCTGTCCCTGACACCGGAGGAGCTGGAGAAGCTGGGCCGCTCCTGTGATACGCTGCGTGAAGGATATGACGGGATTTTCTGA